A window of the Lactuca sativa cultivar Salinas chromosome 7, Lsat_Salinas_v11, whole genome shotgun sequence genome harbors these coding sequences:
- the LOC111917828 gene encoding pectinesterase inhibitor 10-like, giving the protein MLRSIEEANKPAKRGKKPESQKEGPVTKPTKGQTPKKRKTDKAAPSQPQPKKQKKPARRLILQSSSDSDSEYVPTKQKNALPSDSENESSDEEASDRGDTPPRSPTPEILVRSLPPSPPPVTIPVSIPHISPITTSQPFTTIPIPTPIFTDTTSTTTTKPTFTAPNPPVTEPPFTTKPTFTTEPPPSSKPLSPTQSTETTPILGGEDLEFDSTYFSPYRVQSEYDDDEPITKRHLKAVNDKLDQLLSSSSSGTPSEAAFKTLFSSVVVEHSATLSAAAKAIKASSSQYSLQVVAAKNAATVNTSVETLQSECSKLEAARHAIEEENASLHAKVNERLTQLEADLAMENRIMDELDRRTVQLKLQLHKVHTTNTEINDLKSEREVIRSSAADVHSILLHLIEASDPLITITVRRHLADKLRPALDVLNRIEGVPVTKVQPKQGGEKESKQ; this is encoded by the exons ATGCTtcgctccattgaagaggctAACAAGCCAGCCAAGAGGGGCAAGAAGCCTGAATCGCAGAAGGAGGGACCAGTCACAAAACCAACCAAGGGGCAGACCCCCAAGAAGCGAAAAACTGATAAGGCTGCTCCTTCTCAACCTCAACCCAAAAAGCAGAAGAAGCCTGCTAGGagacttattcttcaatcctccaGCGATTCAGATTCAGAATATGTTCCTACTAAGCAGAAGAACGCTCTACCCTCAGATTCTGAGAACGAAAGTTCTGATGAAGAGGCTTCAGACCGAGGGGACACTCCGCCTCGCTCCCCTACTCCAGAAATTCTGGTTCGTTCTTtgcctccttcacctccacctgtaaCAATTCCAGTTTCAATCCCTCATATCTCTCCTATAACTACCTCTCAACCATTCACTACTATTCCTATTCCcactcccattttcacagatacaacctCTACCACTACTACTAAACCTACCTTTACCGCTCCCaatccacctgtaaccgaacctcctttTACAACCAAACCTACattcacaaccgaacctccaccttcttcaaaacccTTATCTCCTACACAATCTACTGAAACAACACCCATTTTGGGCGGTGAAGACTTGGAATTCGATTCAACTTATTTCAGTCCTTATCGAGTGCAGAGTGAGTATGATGATGACGAGCCCATTACCAAACGTCATCTCAAAGCAGTAAATGACAAGCTTGATCAACTGCTTTCCTCTTCCTCCTCTGGTACCCCCTCAGAAGCTGCTTTCAAAACATTGTTCTCGTCGGTTGTTGTCGAACACAGTGCTACCCTATCTGCTGCAGCCAAGGCTATTAAAGCCTCATCTTCCCAAT ATTCCTTGCAGGTTGTTGCTGCCAAGAATGCTGCAACTGTCAACACCTCAGTAGAGACTCTTCAATCTGAGTGTTCGAAACTGGAAGCGGCACGCCATGCCATTGAAGAAGAAAATGCATCGCTCCATGCTAAAGTCAACGAACGCTTAACTCAACTGGAAGCGGACTTAGCTATGGAAAATCGAATTATGGACGAGCTTGACAGACGTACGGTCCAACTTAAATTGCAACTACACAAGGTGCATACTACTAATACTGAGATTAatgacctcaagtcagaaagGGAGGTTATCCGGAGTTCTGCTGCcgatgttcactccatcctccttCACCTTATTGAGGCGAGTGATCCACTTATCACTATCACTGTCAGAAGGCATTTGGCAGACAAGCTCAGACCAGCACTGGACGTTCTCAACCGTATCGAGGGTGTTCCAGTGACTAAGGTccaaccgaaacaagggggagagaaagagtCAAAGCAGTAA